The Drosophila innubila isolate TH190305 chromosome 2L unlocalized genomic scaffold, UK_Dinn_1.0 4_B_2L, whole genome shotgun sequence genome segment TTTATGCAGACTGTGAAAGTTCGGCACGGGATGACTGTGAAATTCTCTCAATTGTCGCTGTGTTTTTGCCATTTGTCGCAATTTCTGCTTCCTGTTCCGTTCGTATTCCCTCTGGAATTTGTATGCAGAGGGTTCTGAGAGACAGCGACGTTTGGACACCTGTTTGCTCCTGTCCAGACCGGCCTGTTGTCGCAGCAGCATCTCATTGGAGTTATTCTCCCGCATTATTGAGCCCAGTCTTCTGCCCAACTGATCGCACCCCGATATGGCTTTAGTCTTGTTCCATTCCTTCTTCGATTTTGAGCTCATCCCTTTGTATCCCATTGTCCATTGGAGGACAGTCATagcgtttttaatttatccgaaatatttttttgtttggaaaACTTTGTATTTCCCAATAGAATTTTGATGTTGAACTGAAcggaaatttaaaacaataagtTCTAGGTCTACTTATTGCTAGATATCAGAACTTATATAGCAGTTAactatgaaaattttatttgactaTTTATTTCcaactttaacttttatttctgattttagacaataaaaaagtgtaactaaatgattttttatagcagaaaatataatagatatctgaaaaaaaatgaatattaatttagttttattcattattttttattatgactttaaaaaatatatatatataaatattctgatTTTGaatagttattaaaaaaaggatttatttttaaaaaatgattatctTAGCTATGTTCTGTCAAAATTTCAAGCTCGCGCGTCTAACGCTTTTGGCCTCTACAgtgctcagtcagtcagggAAAGAGTTTTAGGAGATAAATTTAGCTGAAGTAAatagtaaacaaataaaatagctaagattgattcttaaaacatatattataaACGAAATGGGTTCCttaccaattttaaattgaactttAATCCTGCAGGTATTTGATGGCACACCCGCTGCCCGGGAGGGATCCTTACAATCTGGAGACGAGTTGTTGGCCATCAATTCGGCCAGTGTAAAGGGCAAGACGAAGGTAGAGGTGGCCAAAATGATACAGACAGCCACCGATGAGGTCACCGTACATTATAACAAACTTCATGCGGATCCTGAACAGGGCAAAAGCCTCGACATTATATTGAAGAAGCTGAAGCATCGCATTGTGGACAATTTGTCGAGTAATACGGCGGATACATTGGGTCTCTCCCGAGCCATACTCTGCAATGATTCGCTGGTCAAGCGACTGGAGGAGCTGGAAGGCACCGAACTGATGTATAAGGGATTGGTGGAGCATGCTCGTCGCATGCTCAAGGCGTACTATGATCTCTTGCAAACCTACAAAGCTTTCGGAGATTGTTTCACACAAATCTCGGCACATGAGCCGCAACAACGCGCCTCGGAAGCATTTCGTACCTTTGGCGAGTTCCATCGATCCCTGGAAAAGGACGGCCTGACAATTATCAAACAGATAAAGCCAGTGTTGGCCGATCTGGGCACGTACCTGAACAAAGCCATACCAGATACCAAGTTGACTGTGCGTCGTTATGCGGATGCCAAGTTCACATATCTCTCCTACTGCCTGAAGGTCAGAGTTGTACctattagcattagcattatcattaaatttagttttaaaattttttaacattactATCTATATAACATCAtgctaatatattttttaacatttttttttaatgtaaaacatatttaacattttcttaaatttggaacattttttattttgagcatatttataaattttttagatttttggtttttttaaatttaattttaactttcaaCCCTTTTCTTAAcactcttaaaataatttaaataataaattttttaaatttaattttaactttcaaCCTTTTTCTTAAcactcttaaaataatttaatattaataacattttattaaatttttaacatatttttaaagaaccTAGTTTAATTAttctcaaaaattaattataatgctaatgaaattGCGATTCTACTATAAATATTCAGTaacgcacaaaaaaaaacaatttaattacttcTTATTTTCGatgctattttaaaaaattatttactagCACGACTATTTTGAGTGTTAGTGAAATGTCCatttcattagcactactttttcCAATGCTAGTAAAGTGTTCTTATCGTTAGCACTACCTATTTCAATACttgtaaaatattcatttcattaacataacctttttcaatgctagtgaaattttcttttcattagcCCTACTTTTTTGAATGCTagtgaaatattaatttcattagcattacttttttcaatgctgGTTAAATGTTCTTTTTATATGCACTACTATTTTTCTTAAAGCTAGTGAAATGTCAATATCATTacaatcattttttttcaatgctagtaaaatgttcatttcattttcattttcaatgctattaaaatattcaattcattagaatatattttttttcaatgctggTAAAATGGCTTTTTTATTAGCACTACTATTTTTGTAATGCTATTGAAATGaccattttcatttaataataatttttttattgctatttaaatGGCAAATGCATTACAAAAGTAGTTAATTGTGTCCGTCTGTGTTGCAGGTCAAGGAAATGGATGACGAGGAGCACGGATTTGCGGCGCTGCAGGAGCCGCTTTATCGCGTAGAGACGGGCAACTATGAGTACCGATTGATCCTGCGCTGTCGCCAGGATGCCCGCACCAAGTTTGCCAAATTGAGGACCGATGTGCTCGAGAAAATGGAGCTGCTTGAGTGCAAACATGCCATGGATTTAAATAAGCAACTACGCAGTCTGCTCGAAAGTCTGGCAGAGTTGCACAGAAGTCTGGTGGAACGATTGGACTCTCTACCTCCCCTCTTTCCCATCGAGGTGGACTTTAAGGAAACTGATTTCCAATACAAATCAAGTACACTGAAGCCTCAAGAGCTGGACGATGATGAAATTCAGTCTTTAAACAACTCGAATAAAGTAGTTTATGGCATGGATGCCTTGGAGCAACCTGCTCCCATTATAAATGTGGAGGCCAAAGAAATTCTAGTTCAAACTGCAACTGAATCCATtgtcaatgaaaatgaaacgcTGCTCAAGGAACTCGGACTGCACGACGTGGACTTGCTGTCCAATCCACAAACAATTAGCAATCAGAAGGACTCAATATCCGCACAAAATGATGGCTACGATTTCGATCTATTCCTGAATCAGGCAAATGCCAAGACAAGCCTCGAACGGGACTTAATGTCGGCTAATGCTTCCGAAACCGATTTACTTTTGCAATGAActtcttttattgttgttgtacaaataaaatgcgtGTATAAatgtgttatttaattttatttaattcccAGAAAAATGCCgacattcatttatttttaagtgtttttctGCAAAtgactatatatttaaatctacttaaaatttgaagctagtagtttataaaattttattttatacttgttTTACTaccataaaaacaacaatatttgtttttcaactacctccaaaaatttaaaaaaatgagattttgtttaaaaaattaagcaattgcttaaaaatgatttaatacaGATTTTAAATGCGCGGCTTGCCCAAATATTAGCTACAAATGGTCAACAAATTGTGGCGGTCGGACGATAGCTGTGTGTGGGGAACAACTGATGACCGAAACTATATAATGACTTCTTCCTTtattcagcaaaaatttaacgaATGAACTAATAATGCGTTAAATTAACTTGATCtaaaacagaaaattaaaCGGAATCAACAATTATCGCTTAAGTCGATTGATGTTTTGTTAGCTATCGATAGCTCAAAATTGTCTTGCATGATTTTGCCATTCCCAATGCGCGCGTACACAGTCAGCTGTTTGGCAGTGCAAAAGGTAAACAAAACGTGCAAGCATGCCGCCAAAATCGAGCAACAAAAAGAACCAAGCAACTTGGTATCACTGTGCAACCTGTGACGTGCACATCACTTCCAAAACCCGAGACACACACGAGCGTGTCTGTCCCATTGCGGAGGATGCGAGCGGCACCGAGGTGAATGCGGAATATGTACGCAATGGCGTGCTCTACACTGCAAGCGTGCTTCAACGCACTTTTGAGGTGGAATCTCTCAAG includes the following:
- the LOC117781759 gene encoding PRKCA-binding protein isoform X1, yielding MLTDDDDFFYEDKMGMTVTTNAVVITKDQSNLIGISIGGGAPMCPCLYIVQVFDGTPAAREGSLQSGDELLAINSASVKGKTKVEVAKMIQTATDEVTVHYNKLHADPEQGKSLDIILKKLKHRIVDNLSSNTADTLGLSRAILCNDSLVKRLEELEGTELMYKGLVEHARRMLKAYYDLLQTYKAFGDCFTQISAHEPQQRASEAFRTFGEFHRSLEKDGLTIIKQIKPVLADLGTYLNKAIPDTKLTVRRYADAKFTYLSYCLKVKEMDDEEHGFAALQEPLYRVETGNYEYRLILRCRQDARTKFAKLRTDVLEKMELLECKHAMDLNKQLRSLLESLAELHRSLVERLDSLPPLFPIEVDFKETDFQYKSSTLKPQELDDDEIQSLNNSNKVVYGMDALEQPAPIINVEAKEILVQTATESIVNENETLLKELGLHDVDLLSNPQTISNQKDSISAQNDGYDFDLFLNQANAKTSLERDLMSANASETDLLLQ
- the LOC117781759 gene encoding PRKCA-binding protein isoform X2, translated to MTVTTNAVVITKDQSNLIGISIGGGAPMCPCLYIVQVFDGTPAAREGSLQSGDELLAINSASVKGKTKVEVAKMIQTATDEVTVHYNKLHADPEQGKSLDIILKKLKHRIVDNLSSNTADTLGLSRAILCNDSLVKRLEELEGTELMYKGLVEHARRMLKAYYDLLQTYKAFGDCFTQISAHEPQQRASEAFRTFGEFHRSLEKDGLTIIKQIKPVLADLGTYLNKAIPDTKLTVRRYADAKFTYLSYCLKVKEMDDEEHGFAALQEPLYRVETGNYEYRLILRCRQDARTKFAKLRTDVLEKMELLECKHAMDLNKQLRSLLESLAELHRSLVERLDSLPPLFPIEVDFKETDFQYKSSTLKPQELDDDEIQSLNNSNKVVYGMDALEQPAPIINVEAKEILVQTATESIVNENETLLKELGLHDVDLLSNPQTISNQKDSISAQNDGYDFDLFLNQANAKTSLERDLMSANASETDLLLQ